A genomic stretch from candidate division TA06 bacterium includes:
- a CDS encoding BrnT family toxin: protein MTFEWDKRKAASNLKKHGVSFEEAASVFGDPLSLTIADPDPSDDELRSIIVGQSYRGRTLVVAHTERGNNIRLISARLATGRERETYEET, encoded by the coding sequence TTGACCTTCGAATGGGACAAGAGAAAAGCTGCTTCAAATCTCAAAAAACATGGGGTCTCATTCGAAGAAGCTGCTAGTGTTTTCGGAGACCCTTTGTCCCTGACAATTGCTGATCCAGATCCCTCCGATGATGAACTCCGGTCCATCATCGTTGGTCAATCGTATCGCGGTCGGACCTTGGTTGTCGCTCACACGGAAAGAGGTAATAACATCCGCCTAATTAGCGCCCGTCTAGCAACGGGGCGTGAGAGAGAGACTTATGAAGAAACATAG